The Bos javanicus breed banteng chromosome 11, ARS-OSU_banteng_1.0, whole genome shotgun sequence genome includes a window with the following:
- the UCK1 gene encoding uridine-cytidine kinase 1 isoform X2 → MELLGQNEVDHRQRKLVILSQDRFYKVLTAEQKAKALKGQYNFDHPDAFDNDLMHRTLKNIVEGKTVEVPTYDFVTHSRLAETTVVYPADVVLFEGILVFYSQEIRDMFHLRLFVDTDSDVRLSRRVLRDVQRGRDLEQILTQYTTFVKPAFEEFCLPTKKYADVIIPRGVDNMVAINLIVQHIQDILNGDICKWHRAGANGRSHKRTFPEPGEHPAVLASGKRSHLESSSRPH, encoded by the exons ATGGAGCTGCTGGGACAGAATGAAGTGGATCACCGGCAGCGCAAGCTGGTCATCTTGAGCCAAGACAGGTTCTATAAGGTCCTGACCGCGGAGCAGAAGGCCAAGGCCTTGAAGGGACAGTACAACTTCGACCACCCAG ATGCTTTTGATAACGATTTGATGCACAGGACTCTGAAAAACATCGTGGAGGGCAAAACGGTCGAGGTCCCCACCTATGATTTTGTGACACACTCAAG GCTCGCGGAGACCACGGTGGTCTACCCCGCAGACGTGGTCCTGTTCGAGGGCATCCTGGTCTTCTACAGCCAGGAGATACGGGACATGTTCCACCTGCGCCTCTTCGTGGACACCGACTCCGACGTCAGGCTGTCTCGGAGAG TTCTCCGGGATGTGCAGCGGGGCCGGGACCTGGAGCAGATCCTGACGCAGTACACCACCTTCGTCAAGCCAGCCTTCGAGGAGTTCTGCCTGCCG ACAAAGAAGTACGCAGACGTGATCATCCCTCGAGGGGTTGACAACATGG TGGCCATCAACCTCATCGTGCAGCACATCCAGGACATCCTCAACGGCGACATCTGCAAGTGGCACCGCGCGGGGGCCAACGGGCGCAGCCACAAGAGGACATTCCCAGAGCCGGGGGAGCACCCTGCGGTACTGGCCTCGGGCAAGCGCTCGCACCTGGAGTCCAGCAGCAGGCCACACTGA
- the UCK1 gene encoding uridine-cytidine kinase 1 isoform X1, translated as MASAGGGDCEGAGPEADRPHQRPFLIGVSGGTASGKSTVCEKIMELLGQNEVDHRQRKLVILSQDRFYKVLTAEQKAKALKGQYNFDHPDAFDNDLMHRTLKNIVEGKTVEVPTYDFVTHSRLAETTVVYPADVVLFEGILVFYSQEIRDMFHLRLFVDTDSDVRLSRRVLRDVQRGRDLEQILTQYTTFVKPAFEEFCLPTKKYADVIIPRGVDNMVAINLIVQHIQDILNGDICKWHRAGANGRSHKRTFPEPGEHPAVLASGKRSHLESSSRPH; from the exons ATGGCTTCGGCTGGAGGCGGCGACTGCGAGGGCGCCGGGCCCGAGGCGGACCGTCCTCACCAGCGGCCCTTCTTGATCGGCGTGAGCGGCGGCACCGCGAGCGGCAAG TCCACTGTGTGCGAGAAGATCATGGAGCTGCTGGGACAGAATGAAGTGGATCACCGGCAGCGCAAGCTGGTCATCTTGAGCCAAGACAGGTTCTATAAGGTCCTGACCGCGGAGCAGAAGGCCAAGGCCTTGAAGGGACAGTACAACTTCGACCACCCAG ATGCTTTTGATAACGATTTGATGCACAGGACTCTGAAAAACATCGTGGAGGGCAAAACGGTCGAGGTCCCCACCTATGATTTTGTGACACACTCAAG GCTCGCGGAGACCACGGTGGTCTACCCCGCAGACGTGGTCCTGTTCGAGGGCATCCTGGTCTTCTACAGCCAGGAGATACGGGACATGTTCCACCTGCGCCTCTTCGTGGACACCGACTCCGACGTCAGGCTGTCTCGGAGAG TTCTCCGGGATGTGCAGCGGGGCCGGGACCTGGAGCAGATCCTGACGCAGTACACCACCTTCGTCAAGCCAGCCTTCGAGGAGTTCTGCCTGCCG ACAAAGAAGTACGCAGACGTGATCATCCCTCGAGGGGTTGACAACATGG TGGCCATCAACCTCATCGTGCAGCACATCCAGGACATCCTCAACGGCGACATCTGCAAGTGGCACCGCGCGGGGGCCAACGGGCGCAGCCACAAGAGGACATTCCCAGAGCCGGGGGAGCACCCTGCGGTACTGGCCTCGGGCAAGCGCTCGCACCTGGAGTCCAGCAGCAGGCCACACTGA